GCTGAACGGTCTTCGTTGATTAAGATAAACAATTGGTTCTTTTTGGTGTTCCTCAGAGTTGCATTTTGTGCTTCCACCCTGGAATACTAAGGTAGTTATCTAAATGCTTTATTGTGAACAATTACTGTGTTAATTTTAACCTTTGCCTTAAGGCTTCAGATAGCACATTGTAAAGCCTTACCCTATACCTCACACATTTGGTATTAATGGACAGATCTTGAACACAGTCATAATTTTTTGTATCCCCTATTTATGTTAGTTTCAATAGCTAAATATGAGAAGAGTATTTCAGAGTATTGAGATGATTACCATATGCAGTGCAGGGGCATGTATTGTTCGAAACAATGAATACCTACCTATCTTGTGGACCTGTAAATGTCGCTCCACCTCGCTGAAGGTCGGACTGGTGCCCAGACACCGCATTACTGTGATCAGGTCCTTGACTTCTATTTTTCCCTTACGCTTCTTGTCATACAAGGAAAAACATTCCTTGAACTCTGTTAGGAGGGTGGATAGCACACTACATTATCACTCTGTGTAGGATTGAGGTGTTCAGTTTATTACATATTCCGTGTTGTATAGATCTTTATACAAATAATTTATTATTAAGGACTACAATACTGGATATTCTATTTTAAAGTTGTTGTTACTTAACATAGCCCTCAAATACCCAAAGTGAAAGGAGCATGCAACAAAACTCATCTCACCATTAAtttgagtttgtgtgaggaATTTAGCCTGCAAAATAGACACAATTTGGAACAATTTCACAGGACAGTATTATTATTTGTTCTTATTATTTCTTCACTGTGAAAATCACATTGATAATCGTAGAATTCTCTTACCATGTCTTGAGCTGTGTCTCTCGCTTCCTGTAATGATGTGACTCACCTGTGCAGATTCCAAAGTCCACCTCCTGAatgcgtaatctaatggctgtTGCTGTGGAAACCAAATTACAGCCTTCCCAGTGCCATATTACGCTTTCCCACCCTCCAATAAAACCAGCCATTTATGGTCTTATGACATCCAAAGTAAGAGGGACTTGGCAACGATGCACACCACAGTGTTTTTCATAGTATATATGTTGTCAACTTCTGACCATCTTTGCTTTCAGGACAGCCATAGTCTGCAGAGCTGGTTCTACAAAGTATCCGAAACATTCCAAGGAGTTGATCGTCAGTGCTGATGTGACAGCATAACGAGGTTGCTACAGATTGGGCGGCGGTACATTCATGCTGTGAACAGCCGGCTCCATCTCATCCAAAGCATTTTGTCTGGGAATGTGCATTTCAACTGAAGTAAATTAAACTTTCTACATTCTTTGCTTTATAGCGCATTATCCTACTGGACCTATTCATGAAAGGTAAACTATTACCAGGAGGGGATTCATTTTAGCAGCAACAATGTTCAGATATGCTGTCCCATTGAGACTTTGCTCCGTTAGTATCAAGGTACCTGAAAACAGTCACTGCTGCCAGTTTGTACTGTTAACACCTTACAGGCTGGGTTCATGGGCTCAAGATACCATTCCATGCACATAATTAACTGACTACAGAGTTAATTTTGAGGTAGTTGCAATTTGTGACATTGTCACTATATGTACTCTAATGATCTATGAATGGGTTAGATATTAGTTATTAAATTCAGAAAAACCAAGACACAAAAGTGGCATGTTTGTATTTATTATAAAACATAACACAAAAAAACTTTGATCATTTAATATGAATATGTTCAAGTATCTCTGACCTTTGCATGTCTTTGGAGTGCAACAGGACGTTTTACAGAAACACTGGAATAGACTACATTGTTGGCCACTCATGGCTTATAGCTACTCAAAAAGAATAACAAAATAACACTGGGTTTGGGTTGAATCTCAGTTAACATTAAAGCACTTTGTGACAAATAGGGCAGATACGATTCAGTGATGGTCAAGCCAGATTCCACTTGCAATTAAATAGTGCAACTGGAATGAAAAAGGATGTGAACATCAACATTAGCAGACTTGTATCATATACTTTATAACGACCACTTCTACATTTAAGACAGAGAAATAAGATGACATAATAATTGCGTATCCTAGCTGTTTTTACCATTTGATCGTTGtgaagaaagaggaagacagcCATTAGGTCTACAATGAATTATCTACTTTAGCCATTTACCTTTTTTACTTTATGTGCTGAAAAAATTTCACTTAATCATCCTAAAATGAAATATCAAACCAAATTGTACATAATCTAGCACCGAGGCCAGTGGTTATCATACTCCCTGAAACAGGcagatcattaaaaaaaatgctAAAGCTCACAGgctaccttccttccttcaaCGGCTGTCCTTAATGTATAGAGTGTAGTAAGACCAGGGTTCTGGAACATAGATGAGCCCAGGGTACTTCTTGCGTAACACTGGGTCGTTCCACAGGTAGGTTACCCATACCGCCACCAGGCCCATGGTAAGAAAGAAACTGTAAAACAGAAACTCTCCGTTGCTGTCCAAGCTTGAGCCTTTTCGCCATCGGTGCACCACCAAAGCACCCATGGCAAGGAAGCTGAGAAGGAAAAGTTCAAAGATCTGGCCCTCTGTAACCAAATACCTGATGGGATTAAAGAATGATGGATTAATGATGGACAGATGTGAGGACGATAAGAAGCCAAGATGCTTTAAAAAATATAAGGGAGCCAAATAGTATTTCTTGGCCTCCTGAAAGCTGAGTTATCACCATTTGAGCTGATGCAGAGAAAGGGGCCTTCAAACTAGAGATCAGCTACATCTATCAGATTTTTTCGATGCCATTTTATGCATTTACATGCGATGATGatactgtatgtatacacaTATAAGTCAACACAAAGCTGGTACCATGGTAATATATTTTCCATTATTATTACAGAACTGAACAACTGTCAAGTTTACAGTTAAGGGATTCAAAACCCAATGCTGTGGTTAAACCGTTCTATAATTATTGTGACGTTTGTGATGATGGAGTAGAGGCAAAGGAGGATGTGAGGAGGAAACTGACCAATAGTAGAGAGCACTGGGCCAGAGTAACAGCCAACCAGACAAGGGcattttcttctcctctttgaTTTGAGTGAAGCAACCAGTGAAGTATAGGAAGAGTATAAGGAAAAAGGGAATGTACCTACAGGAAGGAGCAGAAAGCGcagtttatttattatttttttaagacaACCAAAATCTACTTCTATCATATGTGACACCAAAATAGTTTCATCCACATACCACATTAAATGTCCCAACTGTTCATCGTAATAATAAAGCAGTTCAAAACAATCAATCTAAAAGAGAGAAAACATAAAAAGGCAAAAGTGACAAAATATCTCAAATAAATTATGCGTACTAAACATAAAGAGAGAAATGTATATAAAGGCACAAAACCTCCAAAAAAGGTAGACCTAAAAATTGTTGACACCTACCAACGAGGTGGGTTTGAGATCTTTTATGATGGGGTTCTCCCTGACTGACAGGTGAAGCTGGTAGCCACTCAGGATGAGGCGATGGTTGATGGAGTCTCCCACCAGGTGGATGCTGGCGCCCATGACAAATGTGATGATGCAGAGGTAAACTGACGATTGTGGGAGAGACCTGGGGCTGCGCTCTATCAGCTGGTGAGAGGAAACGTAAGTGTACATATTTCACACACtagaaaacacattcatttatttattccaaTCGGTAAATCATACATTAAATGTGTAAGTCACAGATAGTGTTCTTTTCACCATAGTAGCTGTTTATGAGCTCAACATGACCTGACCTGCCTCCAAAAACAACCAGGCTCCAGGACATAGGCTAGGGAAAGAACTACAGTACTAAATGAGCCTCATTGTCCATTTTATGACCTGTGAAATGGATAGACCCCACTCCCTGGTCACGAGAACAAAGCGGGGGTATTTTCACCTTGTCACTTGACTTTTCATTCCTGTTAAGGACCTGAGGGAGTTAATCATTTTCTGTATTCCACAAGTTCGCAGGTCAGGAGATAGTCATAACACAAGACATCCTAAATTATACTGAATAATgattataatatataataatgcTTTAGTTAAGTGTGAACCATCATCAAGCTCTTCCATTTAGGATCAGTTAATCTCACTGAGTTTGTGGTGTTGGTCTGGTTGGTGTTGCTAGTGTGACGGGTCTGTAAGAGCCGTAGCCACGCTCCATCTGACTCGGTAGTTTGCCACTCACGGGATTCGAACGCTCGGCCTCCGACTTgtcaagcgcgaccactaccaactacgccaaagaaaagctacctCTTCTTTGACACGGGTGGcctcttacatacctgaggagcgaGTTTCACGGTTCTCACTCCGTTACACTAGTCTCGTGATTATGAACCTCAATGTGCTCCAGTCATGTTTAGACTTGTTCTTTATATTTCAGCCACACAAAACAAAGGCATGTCCTTtaaccaaacacaaacacacatagaccTTGTCTTACTGTACCTTTAATAGTAGGAAGGGTGTTAAGACATTGTAAGCCATATGAAAGTAGTCCCCAGCACTAGGCTTGTTTAGAGGA
The window above is part of the Osmerus mordax isolate fOsmMor3 chromosome 13, fOsmMor3.pri, whole genome shotgun sequence genome. Proteins encoded here:
- the LOC136955508 gene encoding ceroid-lipofuscinosis neuronal protein 6 homolog, with the translated sequence MQTVERKRRTSAAQPTLNHSKSGAKEKWASEKENFHFDIWFCLMLQNWVLDFGRPIVMIILPLEWFPLNKPSAGDYFHMAYNVLTPFLLLKLIERSPRSLPQSSVYLCIITFVMGASIHLVGDSINHRLILSGYQLHLSVRENPIIKDLKPTSLIDCFELLYYYDEQLGHLMWYIPFFLILFLYFTGCFTQIKEEKKMPLSGWLLLWPSALYYWYLVTEGQIFELFLLSFLAMGALVVHRWRKGSSLDSNGEFLFYSFFLTMGLVAVWVTYLWNDPVLRKKYPGLIYVPEPWSYYTLYIKDSR